Proteins co-encoded in one Arachis stenosperma cultivar V10309 chromosome 7, arast.V10309.gnm1.PFL2, whole genome shotgun sequence genomic window:
- the LOC130941559 gene encoding HMG-Y-related protein A-like → MATEEVNKPPSLPPYPEMIMEALDGLNEPNGSNKSAISRYIESTYGELPEGHTTLLNHHLNKMKDSGELVFLKNNYMKPDGSPPPKRGRGRPPKAKEPLPPGTVLSSPRPRGRPPKDPNAPPKSPKAKPSGGSGRPRGRPKKIPRTAAPPPPSPLSAPSTPRGRGRPPKVKPQLTEVSVEI, encoded by the exons ATGGCAACCGAAGAGGTTAATAAGCCTCCATCACTTCCTCCTTATCCTGAG ATGATAATGGAGGCATTGGACGGACTCAATGAACCAAATGGATCCAACAAATCAGCCATATCGAGGTACATAGAGTCCACTTATGGAGAATTACCAGAGGGACACACAACACTCCTCAATCACCACCTCAACAAGATGAAAGACAGTGGGGAGCTTGTGTTCTTGAAGAACAACTACATGAAACCTGATGGTAGTCCGCCACCAAAAAGAGGCCGTGGAAGGCCGCCGAAGGCAAAGGAGCCACTTCCTCCGGGAACTGTTTTGTCATCCCCAAGGCCAAGGGGAAGGCCACCAAAGGATCCAAATGCACCACCAAAGTCACCGAAAGCAAAGCCTTCAGGTGGAAGTGGTAGGCCTAGAGGAAGGCCTAAGAAGATTCCCCGGACAGCGGCGCCGCCTCCACCGTCGCCGTTGAGTGCTCCTTCTACCCCTAGGGGTAGGGGTAGGCCTCCAAAGGTGAAGCCTCAACTGACAGAAGTGAGTGTTGAGATATAG
- the LOC130941075 gene encoding DNA repair protein RAD4 produces the protein MRRRSQRKGQSSVSENEPGSQQDSEGTLSEISREAVGKLLQRANKVGGRRRKMMLESETEQNGTHILEQILQPKTSEVGHNHRNPIGSTSAEEKCNNVSIDQGYLNDKGELDDSDWEEGTIPVDDSPVTIEFDVTPDPAVKKQARRASAKDKDLAELVHKVHLLCLLARGRLIDSACDDPLIQASLLSLLPAHLLQLSNVTKLTSRALHPLISWFHDNFHVRNYTNAEASLHFALSSALESREGSPEEIAALSVALFRALNFTTRFVSILDVASLKPNQSMGSDAGRSSKGIFNTSTPMVSKKKLDFNSTRKSLTNEKEKVCESSCGNSRRSKKGRATSHVSESNNPPTAENLNDSVSKSQISETQDKNSKPCLSEQSCRSKRKGDLEFEMQLEMALSATAVGSLNSKLESDTNDDAANVSSPSKKMKRDISGESSTPPQVISTALGSKKVGSPLYWAEVYCSEENLTGKWVHVDVVNSIIDGEDKVEAMAAACKTSLRYVVAFAGQGAKDVTRRYCMKWYKIASERVNSMWWDSVLAPLRDLESGATGGVVPSRTNHITSTQSNMSDSFVPTRSSLEDIELETRALTEPLPTNQQAYKAHPLYAIERWLTKYQVLHPKGPILGLCGGFHVYPRTCVQTVKTKERWLREGLQVKANELPVKELKPSVKAQNLQDFEADDYECTDSKENIKLYGSWQLEPLNLPHAMNGIVPKNERGQVDVWSEKCLPPGTVHLRFPRAFSIAKKLEIDYAPAMVGFEFKNGRSYPVFDGIVVCAEFKDVLLEAFAEEEQRRQAEEKRRDEAEALRRWYQLLSSIVTRQRLKNRYNNGLSSEILTEVQHVNDKESNATVSDSYDKNQTPKNQQVNTSKNDSGLDLEALVSTPGKAHEHVFLKEYESFDEGTSLLTKRCQCGFSVQVEEL, from the exons ATGCGACGAAGAAGCCAGCGGAAGGGGCAATCCTCAGTCTCAG aaaatgaaCCAGGATCACAACAAGATTCAGAAG GAACTTTGTCGGAAATATCAAGGGAGGCAGTGGGGAAACTTTTACAGCGTGCTAATAAAGTTGGTGGCAGGAGGAGAAAGATGATG CTGGAGTCTGAGACAGAACAAAATGGAACTCACATATTGGAACAAATCCTCCAACCGAAGACTTCAGAGGTTGGACATAATCATAGAAATCCCATAGGAAGTACTTCTGCAGAGGAGAAATGTAATAACGTAAGTATAGACCAAGGATACTTGAACGACAAGGGCGAACTAGATGACTCAGACTGGGAAGAGGGCACCATTCCCGTGGATGATAGCCCTGTGACTATTGAATTTGATGTGACTCCAGATCCAGCTGTGAAGAAACAAGCTCGTCGTGCTTCTGCCAAGGATAAG GACTTGGCTGAACTTGTACACAAGGTTCATTTGCTTTGTTTACTTGCTCGTGGAAGGTTAATAGATAGTGCTTGTGATGATCCTCTTATTCAG GCTTCTTTGCTTTCTCTACTCCCAGCACACTTGCTCCAGTTGTCAAATGTCACAAAACTCACATCAAGAGCTCTACATCCTTTAATTTCATGG TTCCATGATAACTTTCATGTTCGAAACTATACAAATGCAGAAGCATCACTACACTTTGCTTTGTCATCAGCTTTAGAATCACGTGAGGGTAGTCCTGAAGAG ATTGCAGCTTTATCAGTTGCACTGTTTAGAGCTTTGAATTTTACAACCAG GTTTGTATCCATTTTGGATGTTGCATCTCTCAAACCAAATCAATCCATGGGATCAGATGCAGGTAGATCCAGTAAGGGGATATTTAATACTTCAACACCAATGGTGTCTAAGAAAAAATTGGATTTTAATTCAACACGAAAATCATTAACCAATGAGAAAGAAAAAGTCTGTGAAAGCTCTTGTGGGAATTCACGGAGAAGTAAAAAAGGTCGTGCAACAAGCCATGTGTCTGAGTCTAATAATCCTCCCACTGCTGAAAACTTGAATGATAGTGTGTCCAAGTCACAAATTTCTGAGACACAAGATAAGAACTCCAAACCGTGTCTTTCTGAACAATCTTGTAGATCAAAGAGAAAAGGGGATCTTGAATTTGAGATGCAGTTGGAAATGGCTCTTTCTGCTACAGCAGTTGGATCCTTGAATAGTAAATTGGAGTCGGATACAAATGATGATGCAGCAAATGTTTCTTCTCCATCaaaaaaaatgaagagagaTATAAGTGGAGAATCTTCAACGCCCCCTCAAGTAATTTCCACAGCACTAGGATCAAAAAAAGTAGGATCACCTCTGTATTGGGCAGAAGTATATTGCAGCGAAGAGAATTTGACAGGAAAATGGGTGCATGTTGATGTCGTGAATTCTATTATTGATGGGGAGGACAAGGTTGAAGCTATGGCAGCTGCATGCAAAACATCTTTGAGATATGTTGTTGCCTTTGCTGGGCAGGGGGCCAAAGATGTGACCCGCAG GTATTGCATGAAATGGTATAAGATAGCATCGGAACGAGTTAATTCAATGTGGTGGGATTCAGTATTGGCACCGCTGAGGGACCTGGAATCGGGGGCAACTGGAGGTGTGGTTCCTTCGAGAACAAACCACATCACTTCTACACAATCCAACATGAGTGACTCTTTCGTACCTACACGGAGCTCTCTTGAGGATATTGAGTTGGAAACTAGGGCATTAACTGAGCCTCTTCCAACTAACCAGCAG GCCTACAAAGCTCATCCACTTTATGCCATAGAAAGATGGCTTACAAAGTATCAAGTACTTCACCCAAAGGGTCCAATTCTGGGCTTATGTGGAGGTTTCCATGTTTACCCTCGGACTTGTGTGCAAACTGTTAAGACGAAAGAGAGATGGCTCAGGGAAGGACTGCAAGTTAAAGCCAATGAACTGCCTGTGAAG GAGCTTAAACCTTCCGTGAAGGCCCAGAACTTACAAGATTTTGAAGCTGATGACTATGAGTGCACTGATTCTAAGGAAAATATTAAACTTTATGGGAGCTGGCAGTTGGAACCATTAAATTTGCCTCATGCTATGAATGGGATAGTACCTAAG AACGAACGTGGTCAGGTAGATGTTTGGTCTGAGAAATGTCTTCCACCAGGGACCGTGCACCTGAGATTTCCAAGGGCGTTTTCAATTGCAAAGAAGCTAGAAATTGATTATGCTCCTGCTATGGTTGGTTTTGAATTTAAAAACGGGCGTTCATACCCTGTCTTTGATGGTATTGTGGTGTGTGCCGAGTTCAAGGATGTACTGTTAGAG GCATTTGCCGAGGAAGAACAAAGACGGCAGgcagaagagaagagaagagatgaagctgaGGCTCTTCGTCGGTGGTACCAGCTGCTTTCATCTATCGTAACGCGCCAAAGGTTGAAAAATCGATATAATAATGGTTTGTCATCAGAGATTTTGACTGAAGTCCAACATGTGAATGATAAGGAATCAAATGCCACAGTGAGTGATAGTTATGACAAGAATCAGACTCCCAAAAACCAGCAAGTAAACACAAGCAAGAATGATAGCGGTCTCGATCTGGAAGCTTTGGTAAGTACTCCTGGTAAAGCACATGAGCATGTGTTTTTGAAAGAGTATGAGAGCTTTGATGAGGGAACCTCTCTATTAACAAAACGATGCCAATGTGGATTTTCAGTCCAAGTAGAAGAATTGTAG
- the LOC130941076 gene encoding tRNA(His) guanylyltransferase 1-like isoform X1 yields MANSKYEYVKNFELEDEVMFPNFILVRINGRNFTKFSQLHQLHKPYDENALNLMNSCAVSLLEEYADIVLAYGFSDEYTFVFKKTSKFYDRRASKVLSIITSFFSSVFVTKWSDFFPQKELQYSPSFRGHVTSCASVDVLQAYLLWRQNICHASNQYDQCFWRLVKRGMDFREAHDLLKGAEKCNLNNLLFDEFNVNYNTLEPIFRQGSCVLKAVVDDIVKYADNGVPIKRQRRKIITVHSKKIAGRKFWNDQTVLLKELGCFVEDVDNVKPEYVKSFEFDSKLMPLTWIVIRIDGCHFHRFSELHEFVKPNDERALNLMNSCAMTVLEEFPHDIVFAYGVSDEYSFILKKTTELFQRRASKIVSTILSFFTSTYVMRWKDFFSQSELKYPPSFDGRAVCYPSTEILKDYLSWRQVDCHINNQYNSCFWKLVASGKQKREAQQNLKGAQLQKKIEELAIDYNNLPAMFRQGSSVFWDKMDNALTHQQNGKSSESCGRVIVEHCNIIGSGFWLEHPSILEEKQ; encoded by the coding sequence ATGGCAAACAGCAAGTATGAGTATGTCAAGAATTTTGAACTGGAGGATGAGGTTATGTTTCCCAACTTCATTCTTGTTCGAATCAATGGCCGTAACTTCACCAAGTTTTCTCAACTCCACCAGCTTCACAAGCCTTATGATGAAAATGCCTTGAACTTGATGAACTCTTGTGCTGTTTCCCTCCTTGAAGAGTATGCAGATATTGTACTTGCTTATGGGTTCAGTGATGAGTACACTTTTGTTTTCAAGAAGACCTCCAAGTTTTATGATAGACGAGCCAGCAAAGTGCTATCCATCATCACTTCTTTTTTCTCATCTGTATTTGTGACAAAATGGAGTGACTTCTTCCCACAAAAGGAACTGCAGTATTCTCCTTCCTTCCGTGGGCATGTTACGAGTTGTGCTTCGGTAGATGTCCTCCAAGCATATCTATTGTGGAGGCAAAATATCTGTCATGCAAGTAATCAATACGATCAATGCTTTTGGCGTCTTGTCAAACGTGGCATGGATTTTAGGGAAGCACATGATTTACTCAAGGGTGCTGAGAAATGTAACCTAAACAATCTTCTATTTGATGAGTTCAATGTCAACTACAATACACTGGAGCCCATATTCCGACAAGGGTCATGTGTCTTAAAGGCTGTGGTTGATGATATTGTGAAGTACGCAGATAATGGGGTTCCCATTAAAAGACAAAGGAGAAAGATTATTACAGTGCATTCAAAGAAGATAGCAGGTAGAAAATTTTGGAATGATCAAACTGTTCTTTTGAAAGAGCTTGGTTGTTTTGTGGAGGATGTTGACAATGTGAAACCAGAGTATGTGAAGTCCTTTGAGTTTGATAGCAAGTTGATGCCGTTGACATGGATTGTAATTAGAATAGATGGTTGCCACTTCCACAGATTTTCTGAGCTACATGAATTTGTGAAGCCAAATGATGAGAGAGCCCTTAATTTGATGAATTCTTGTGCTATGACTGTGTTAGAAGAGTTTCCTCACGATATAGTCTTTGCCTATGGGGTTAGCGATGAGTATAGCTTTATTCTTAAGAAAACCACTGAACTTTTTCAAAGAAGAGCTAGTAAAATCGTCTCTACTATTCTGTCATTCTTCACGTCCACTTATGTGATGAGATGGAAAGATTTCTTCTCGCAGAGTGAGTTGAAGTACCCTCCTTCCTTTGATGGACGAGCAGTGTGTTATCCATCTACAGAGATTCTAAAAGACTATCTTTCATGGAGACAAGTGGATTGCCACATCAACAATCAGTACAACTCATGTTTCTGGAAGCTTGTTGCATCCGGGAAACAGAAAAGGGAAGCCCAGCAAAACTTGAAGGGTGCTCAGTTGCAAAAGAAAATTGAGGAACTAGCTATTGATTACAATAATTTACCAGCCATGTTCCGACAAGGATCCTCAGTTTTTTGGGACA
- the LOC130941076 gene encoding tRNA(His) guanylyltransferase 1-like isoform X2: MFPNFILVRINGRNFTKFSQLHQLHKPYDENALNLMNSCAVSLLEEYADIVLAYGFSDEYTFVFKKTSKFYDRRASKVLSIITSFFSSVFVTKWSDFFPQKELQYSPSFRGHVTSCASVDVLQAYLLWRQNICHASNQYDQCFWRLVKRGMDFREAHDLLKGAEKCNLNNLLFDEFNVNYNTLEPIFRQGSCVLKAVVDDIVKYADNGVPIKRQRRKIITVHSKKIAGRKFWNDQTVLLKELGCFVEDVDNVKPEYVKSFEFDSKLMPLTWIVIRIDGCHFHRFSELHEFVKPNDERALNLMNSCAMTVLEEFPHDIVFAYGVSDEYSFILKKTTELFQRRASKIVSTILSFFTSTYVMRWKDFFSQSELKYPPSFDGRAVCYPSTEILKDYLSWRQVDCHINNQYNSCFWKLVASGKQKREAQQNLKGAQLQKKIEELAIDYNNLPAMFRQGSSVFWDKMDNALTHQQNGKSSESCGRVIVEHCNIIGSGFWLEHPSILEEKQ; the protein is encoded by the coding sequence ATGTTTCCCAACTTCATTCTTGTTCGAATCAATGGCCGTAACTTCACCAAGTTTTCTCAACTCCACCAGCTTCACAAGCCTTATGATGAAAATGCCTTGAACTTGATGAACTCTTGTGCTGTTTCCCTCCTTGAAGAGTATGCAGATATTGTACTTGCTTATGGGTTCAGTGATGAGTACACTTTTGTTTTCAAGAAGACCTCCAAGTTTTATGATAGACGAGCCAGCAAAGTGCTATCCATCATCACTTCTTTTTTCTCATCTGTATTTGTGACAAAATGGAGTGACTTCTTCCCACAAAAGGAACTGCAGTATTCTCCTTCCTTCCGTGGGCATGTTACGAGTTGTGCTTCGGTAGATGTCCTCCAAGCATATCTATTGTGGAGGCAAAATATCTGTCATGCAAGTAATCAATACGATCAATGCTTTTGGCGTCTTGTCAAACGTGGCATGGATTTTAGGGAAGCACATGATTTACTCAAGGGTGCTGAGAAATGTAACCTAAACAATCTTCTATTTGATGAGTTCAATGTCAACTACAATACACTGGAGCCCATATTCCGACAAGGGTCATGTGTCTTAAAGGCTGTGGTTGATGATATTGTGAAGTACGCAGATAATGGGGTTCCCATTAAAAGACAAAGGAGAAAGATTATTACAGTGCATTCAAAGAAGATAGCAGGTAGAAAATTTTGGAATGATCAAACTGTTCTTTTGAAAGAGCTTGGTTGTTTTGTGGAGGATGTTGACAATGTGAAACCAGAGTATGTGAAGTCCTTTGAGTTTGATAGCAAGTTGATGCCGTTGACATGGATTGTAATTAGAATAGATGGTTGCCACTTCCACAGATTTTCTGAGCTACATGAATTTGTGAAGCCAAATGATGAGAGAGCCCTTAATTTGATGAATTCTTGTGCTATGACTGTGTTAGAAGAGTTTCCTCACGATATAGTCTTTGCCTATGGGGTTAGCGATGAGTATAGCTTTATTCTTAAGAAAACCACTGAACTTTTTCAAAGAAGAGCTAGTAAAATCGTCTCTACTATTCTGTCATTCTTCACGTCCACTTATGTGATGAGATGGAAAGATTTCTTCTCGCAGAGTGAGTTGAAGTACCCTCCTTCCTTTGATGGACGAGCAGTGTGTTATCCATCTACAGAGATTCTAAAAGACTATCTTTCATGGAGACAAGTGGATTGCCACATCAACAATCAGTACAACTCATGTTTCTGGAAGCTTGTTGCATCCGGGAAACAGAAAAGGGAAGCCCAGCAAAACTTGAAGGGTGCTCAGTTGCAAAAGAAAATTGAGGAACTAGCTATTGATTACAATAATTTACCAGCCATGTTCCGACAAGGATCCTCAGTTTTTTGGGACA